TCCCGGCGAGGGTGATCATCGGTAACAACGCATTACCCACCACATGTTTCAGCAGCACGCGACGCGGCGGCACCCCTTTGGCACGCGCGGTTTTGATGAAGTCCTGATTGATCACTTCCAACGTGGCGGTGCGCATATAACGGCTCCAGATCGCCACATCGACAAAGGTCAGTACCAGCACCGGCAACACCAGATGGCGCAGCACATCCAGCAGCGAACCGTCGCCCACCGTGTACATATTCCCGGCGGGTAGCCATTGCAGCTTCAGGGCAAAGAAGTAGATCGCCACCAGCCCGAACCAGAAAGTGGGAATCGACAGCGCCACCATTGCCCCCATGGTGGCAAAGCGATCAAACAGGCTGTCGCGCTTGATGGCGCTCTGAATACCGATCCACACGCCGATCGCAATCGAGAACACCATCGAGGTGCACATCAACAACAAGGTCGCGGGCAGATGAGAAAAGATGATGCTCAGTACCGGCTGACCATCGCGATAGGATCGCCCCCAGTCGCCACGCAACAAATGGCTGAGCCAGTCAAAATATTGCACCGGTAATGGCCGATTCAGCCCCATCTGCGTGGCGATACGTTGCATCGCCTCCTGGGTCATTCCCGGCGTTAAGGCATATTGCGACAACGGCCCGCCCGGTGCCAGATTGAGTGCGGCGAAACCGATAATCGACACCAAAAACAATAGAATGATGCTTTGACCGCAACGTCGTAACAGAAATGCGCCCATGGCTCTCCTCCCCGGCGTGACGCTAACCGTGCGTCACGCCCCTTGTGAATGGCATCAGGCTTGCTTATCCCAGTACCAGGTATTGGCGTTCCAGCTATCGATACGCACGTTAATGTTGGGCGTGATGTTCTCCGCACCTTGCTTGTGGCCGCGCACGTTGGCAAAGCTGAACAACGTCAGGAAGGGCATGTCCTTACGCACCAGCGACTGGATTTGCAGGTAAGCCGCTTTGCGTTGCTCCGGTGCAAACTCAGCACTGCCCTGCGCCAGCAGTTTGTCGACCTCGGGATTTTTGTACTGGAACACGTTTTGCCCCGCCCCCCCTAGCGCCGGGATGGCATCGGAACGCATGTAGGTAGCGGTATCAGGATCGGAACCGGTGAGGTAATTCAGGCCAACAATCGCGCTGTCGAATTTCGACAGCATCCAGTAATCGCCCCACATCACTGCCGGCGGCAGGTTGGCAATTTTCATCTCCACCCCAATCTCCTGGAAGCTTTGCTGCATAAACTGCTGCATTTGCTCACGCAGATGGTTACCCGCTGTGGTGGAGTTGGTAAACGACAGCTTGACGCCATTTTTCTCGCGGATGCCGCCCGCCCCTGGCTTCCAGCCCGCTTTATCCAGCAAGGCTTTCGCTTTTTCGAGATTGAATTCATGCGCCGGGAGATCGGCGTTGAAATAGGCCGACTGGCGCGGCATATAGGTTTCGGTCGGTTTCGGCAGCCCGTAATACAAGGCGTCGATAATGGTTTGTTTATCAATGGCGTAA
The DNA window shown above is from Pantoea sp. At-9b and carries:
- a CDS encoding ABC transporter permease, producing the protein MGAFLLRRCGQSIILLFLVSIIGFAALNLAPGGPLSQYALTPGMTQEAMQRIATQMGLNRPLPVQYFDWLSHLLRGDWGRSYRDGQPVLSIIFSHLPATLLLMCTSMVFSIAIGVWIGIQSAIKRDSLFDRFATMGAMVALSIPTFWFGLVAIYFFALKLQWLPAGNMYTVGDGSLLDVLRHLVLPVLVLTFVDVAIWSRYMRTATLEVINQDFIKTARAKGVPPRRVLLKHVVGNALLPMITLAGMQLPTILGGALVAETVFTWPGMGRLFLDSLGYSDYPVVMGLLMCSAILVLIGNLLADVVTALVDPRIRPA